Proteins from one Podospora pseudoanserina strain CBS 124.78 chromosome 1, whole genome shotgun sequence genomic window:
- the dus2 gene encoding tRNA-dihydrouridine synthase 2 (EggNog:ENOG503NU4X; COG:J; BUSCO:EOG092628FW) — translation MAFRSLSHHSRVLSRLLPTVSVPAVARVTAAAPTTTTFAIRTSNPLRTMASTAAEVAMPPTEPAFTIQETTSPANPVGRTPEEAAAAENTVQWCISSLPEEVLARRVPIPPNGVDYRGKIVLAPMVRSGELPARLLALKYGADLVWGPETVDHSLIGTTRRTNPRTSCIEWTRPPSQAHNKAGYDENVIFRLDPTREKGKLVFQIGTSDPDRALAAARLVAGDVAGIDVNAGCPKPFSTSGGMGAALLQTPDKLVAILENLTRHIIPEFGIGVSVKIRLLETPEKTEALVRRLVGTGITGLTIHCRTTPMRPRERAIRGQLRMIGYICREAGVACVVNGDVADRRDGYKLMEEFRVDGAMIATAAEKNPNVFLKEGEEKTTWEQYARELVRFAMEVENKMSNTKFTLSQIVPGREPVYKTMCAQGKSYEELVKVMGFEEMVEMARRTDEVLRLGEWVPKKEGKGKKGQQQQVKGKNEKKRKSEDEVDGAKEVKKEKVVVVAEPVAQQDGPALAQAA, via the exons ATGGCTTCGACGGCGGCAGAGGTTGCCATGCCACCAACCGAACCAGCTTTCACCATCCAAGAAACCACATCTCCCGCCAATCCTGTCGGGCGCACCCCCGAAGAAGCCGCCGCGGCAGAGAACACAGTACAATGGTgcatctcctcccttcccgAAGAGGTCCTCGCAAGGAGGGtgcccatcccccccaacgGCGTCGACTACAGAGGCAAGATTGTTCTCGCGCCAATGGTACGATCGGGGGAGCTGCCGGCCAGGTTGCTGGCGCTCAAGTACGGGGCTGATTTAGTATGGG GCCCAGAAACAGTCGACCACTCCCTCATCGGCACCACCCGGCGAACCAACCCCCGAACCTCCTGCATCGAATGGacccgccccccctcccaagcccaCAACAAAGCTGGTTACGACGAGAACGTCATCTTCCGGCTTGACCCAACaagggaaaagggaaagCTGGTCTTCCAGATTGGAACCTCTGACCCGGATAGAGCGCTCGCGGCGGCGAGGCTGGTGGCGGGGGATGTGGCTGGGATAGACGTCAACGCCGGCTGTCCAAAGCCTTTCTCTACCTCGGGCGGGATGGGCGCTGCGCTGTTGCAGACGCCGGATAAGCTTGTTGCCATCCTGGAGAATCTGACGAGGCATATCATCCCCGAGTTTGGGATTGGGGTCTCGGTGAAGATTAGATTGCTGGAGACACCGGAGAAGACGGAGGCGTTGGTtaggaggttggtggggacGGGGATCACGGGGTTGACGATCCACTGCCGGACTACGCCTATGCGACCGAGGGAACGGGCGATAAGGGGGCAGTTGAGGATGATTGGATACATCTGTCGCGAGGCGGGGGTGGCGTGCGTGGTGAATGGGGATGTGGCGGACAGGCGGGATGGGTATAAGCTCATGGAGGAGTTCAGGGTGGACGGGGCGATGAttgcgacggcggcggagaagaatCCGAATGTGTttttgaaggagggggaggagaagacaaCGTGGGAGCAATATGCGAGGGAGCTGGTGAGGTTTgcgatggaggtggagaatAAGATGAGTAATACCAAGTTTACGCTCAGTCAGATTGTGCCGGGGCGGGAGCCGGTTTATAAGACCATGTGCGCGCAGGGGAAGAGTTATGAGGAGTTGGTTAAGGTGATGGGGtttgaggagatggtggagatggcgaggaggacggatgaggtgttgaggttgggggagtgggtgccaaagaaggagggcaaggggaagaaggggcagcagcagcaggtgaaggggaagaacgagaagaagaggaagagtgaggatgaggttgatggggcaaaggaggtcaagaaagagaaggtggtggtggttgctgagcCAGTTGCCCAACAGGACGGGCCTGCTCTTGCTCAGGCAGCGTAA
- the PPE1 gene encoding Protein phosphatase methylesterase 1 (MEROPS:MER0036069; COG:S; EggNog:ENOG503NYW4; BUSCO:EOG09264E5J), giving the protein MSELQKKWAKARLSNTMQAHAYAPSQAMGTTAMPIPATTLQPPVGLPDFNELDEEDEDQFGSLSSIPNHPQDDDSSSASSVSSTGTVIPSPGRALFARPQGVPTRSSLDPIPWTTYFERELSLLSTDGTITYHVYLTSPDPPTPSTTNNPAPGAKPSTGGPLFVTHHGAGSSALSFAVLGSEIRKRLPSAGILSLDARGHGLTTITTPSPNEPTNLSLGTLSQDLCNAILLTAKAMSWPDIPPLILVGHSLGGAVVTELAYQPLLPPSVSLLGYAVLDVVEGSALDALQSMQTYLSTRPQGFHSLKEGIEWHVRSRTIRNSVSARVSVPALLVDTTTTTTQPQQQPPSTKVSKPWKWRTDLSSTQPFWQGWFVGLSKKFLGQGATGLGKGGGEDVAFGGDG; this is encoded by the exons ATGAGCGAGTTGCAGAAGAAGTGGGCAAAAGCAAGACTTTCCAACACGATGCAAGCGCACGCCTACGCACCAAGCCAAGCCATGGGGACCACGGCAATGCCAATCCCAGCAACGACATTACAGCCACCTGTTGGTCTTCCCGACTTCAATGAgctggatgaagaagatgaagaccaGTTTGGATCTCTCTCATCtatcccaaaccacccacaAGATGACGACTCCTCGTCAGCATCTTCAGTCTCATCAACAGGCACAGTAATCCCATCACCGGGTAGAGCTCTGTTTGCAAGGCCACAAGG AGTTCCAACCCGCTCGTCCCTAGACCCAATCCCCTGGACAACCTACTTTGAACGTgaactctccctcctctcaacaGACGGGACCATAACCTACCACGtctacctcacctcccctgATCCCCCTaccccttcaaccaccaacaacccagcACCAGGAGCCAAACCATCCACCGGCGGTCCCCTCTTCGTAACCCACCACGGCGCCggctcctccgccctctccttcgcCGTCCTCGGCTCTGAAATTCGCAAACGTCTCCCCTCAGCcggcatcctctccctcgacgCCCGCGGCCACGGCCtaacaaccatcaccacccccagccccaacgaaccaaccaacctctccctcggtACTCTATCCCAAGACCTCTGCAATGCAATCCTCCTCACGGCCAAAGCCATGTCCTGGCCTgacatcccccctctcatccTAGTAGGCCATTCTCTAGGCGGAGCCGTCGTCACCGAACTCGCCTaccaaccccttcttcccccttcaGTTTCCCTACTGGGATACGCAGTACTCGATGTTGTCGAAGGCTCAGCCCTAGACGCCTTGCAGTCAATGCAGACATACCTCAGCACCCGGCCACAGGGGTTTCATTCATTAAAGGAAGGCATCGAATGGCATGTTAGGTCACGAACAATAAGAAATAGCGTCAGTGCGAGGGTTAGTGTCCCTGCTCTATTAGtcgataccaccaccacaaccacacaaccacagcaacagccacccTCAACGAAGGTGTCAAAACCGTGGAAATGGCGGACGGATCTTAGTTCTACCCAGCCGTTTTGGCAAGGGTGGTTTGTGGGATTGAGCAAGAAGTTTTTGGGGCAAGGGGCgacggggttggggaaggggggcggggaagaTGTTGCTTTTGGCGGGGACGGATAG
- a CDS encoding hypothetical protein (COG:S; EggNog:ENOG503NYNJ), whose protein sequence is MMKTWIFRTGLAGLALANGVLGADILETVGFSNCNGTAAVSVQRVNIKYNNEDKSVTFDVAGSSSQIQNVTAVLNVTAYGQNIYSNAFDPCDAATFVDQLCPVPAGTFSAKGTQKIPEEFANLVPAIAFQIPDIAAMATLQLQSKESGERVACLEAQVSNGKTAVVPAVSYVAAGVAGAALIMSGISAAGAAFSGASAAASGASAGGMGTISPSFTEVFGWFQGMAMNGMMSVNYPNVYRSFSQNFGFSTGLVPWTQMQLSIDQFRNMTGGNLTEDSVEFLRGATLVYPDGSSSTPSGSALVKRAFDNFVHLARRQIEGIETSVNTTEPGVVPEGGAPTETIRVAVTGMQAYVQELSVPKSNTFMTVLLIVALVIAVIVVGVLLVKIILEFWALFGSFPKSLSGFRKHYWGSIGRAITHLILLLYGVWVLYCVFQFTNGDSWAAKTLAGITLFLFTGILAFFSFNIWRTARRLKKQEGDVAGLYDDKSIWVKYSLFYESYRKGCWWIFVPTIIYMFAKGFALAATDGNGMVQTSAQLIIEGVMLIVLIWSRPYERKSSNVINITIQVVRVLSVVCIFVFVEQFGIAQTTQTVAGVVLIAVQSALTGILAILIAWNAISACCKKNPHRQRRKEMEKMQRDTLTPLDARNSLLLDREKTAQSDLTDSFSLLKTGAPLGTVDTKQSLTRPVSSASSRYTPPPTQPQHTRDGSNDSSYFRSNNRESRQPRLPISVNGTVYHSHPNPYGGGAMGYGGGGHGPGGGYGYRG, encoded by the exons atGATGAAGACGTGGATTTTTAGGACAGGTTTGGCCGGTTTGGCTCTGGCGAATGGAGTACTCGGCGCGGATATTCTCGAGACAGTAGGATTCAGCAACTGCAACGGCACTGCTGCAGTTTCGGTACAAAGGGTCAACATCAAGTACAACAACGAGGACAAATCAGTAACCTTCGATGTGGCCGGCTCGAGCTCGCAGATTCAGAATGTCACAGCCGTCTTGAACGTCACGGCTTACGGTCAGAACATCTACTCGAACGCTTTCGATCCCTGCGATGCCGCCACCTTTGTTGACCAGTTGTGCCCCGTTCCCGCGGGCACTTTTTCCGCCAAGGGCACGCAAAAGATTCCCGAGGAGTTTGCCAACTTGGTTCCAGCTATCGCGTTTCAGATTCCCGATATTGCGGCCATGGCTACGTTGCAGCTTCAGTCCAAGGAGTCCGGTGAGAGGGTAGCGTGTCTGGAGGCTCAGGTGAGCAACGGCAAGACTGCCGTTGTCCCTGCCGTTTCCTacgttgctgctggtgttgctggggcTGCTTTGATCATGAGCGGCAtctctgctgctggagcGGCCTTCTCAGGTGCCAGTGCTGCGGCAAGCGGTGCCAGTGCTGGTGGTATGGGGACTATCAGCCCCAGCTTCACTGAGGTCTTTGGCTGGTTTCAGGGCATGGCCATGAACGGTATGATGTCGGTCAACTACCCCAACGTTTACCGAAGCTTCTCTCAGAACTTCGGCTTCTCGACCGGTCTCGTGCCCTGGACACAGATGCAGCTTTCCATCGATCAGTTCCGCAACATGACTGGAGGCAACTTGACAGAAGACAGCGTCGAGTTCTTGAGAGGTGCTACTTTGGTGTACCCGGATGGTTCGTCCTCGACACCTTCCGGCTCGGCTCTCGTGAAGAGGGCATTCGACAACTTTGTTCACCTTGCCAGACGTCAGATCGAGGGTATCGAGACCAgcgtcaacaccaccgagcCCGGTGTTGTGCCCGAAGGTGGTGCTCCCACCGAGACTATCCGCGTGGCTGTCACCGGCATGCAAGCCTATGTCCAGGAGCTCTCCGTCCCCAAGTCCAACACCTTCATGACTGTACTCCTCATTGTGGCTCTTGTCATCGCCGTCATCGTTGTgggcgtcctcctcgtcaagatCATTCTCGAGTTCTGGGCTCTCTTCGGCAGCTTCCCAAAGTCATTATCTGGCTTCCGCAAGCATTACTGGGGCTCCATTGGCCGCGCCATCACTCACTTGATTCTTCTGCTCTATGGCGTGTGGGTTCTGTACTGCGTCTTTCAATTTACCAACGGAGACTCCTGGGCGGCCAAGACCCTGGCTGGtatcaccctcttcctcttcaccggCATTCTtgcctttttctccttcaacatctGGCGCACAGCCCGGAGactcaagaagcaggagggcGACGTTGCAGGGTTGTACGACGACAAGAGCATCTGGGTCAAGTACAGCTTGTTCTACGAGTCCTATCGCAAGGGCTGCTGGTGGATTTTCGTGCCCACCATCATTTACATGTTTGCCAAGGGTTTCGCTCTGGCTGCCACTGACGGCAATGGCATGGTGCAGACGTCTgcccagctcatcatcgAGGGCGTCATGCTCATCGTTCTGATCTGGAGTCGCCCCTACGAGCGCAAGTCGAGCAACGtgatcaacatcaccattcAGGTTGTCCGCGTTCTCTCGGTTGTCTGCATCTTTGTCTTTGTTGAGCAATTTGGCATCGCCCAAACCACCCAGACTGTGGCCGGTGTCGTCTTGATCGCTGTGCAGTCTGCTCTGACGGGCATCCTCGCCATTCTGATTGCCTGGAACGCGATCAGTGCCTGCTGCAAGAAGAACCCGCACAGACAAAGAAGAAAGGAGATGG AAAAAATGCAACGCGACACCCTCACCCCACTGGATGCGCGCAactctctccttctcgaccGTGAGAAGACGGCGCAGTCTGATCTTACCGACTCCTTCTCCCTGCTCAAGACGGGTGCTCCCCTGGGCACTGTTGACACGAAGCAGTCCCTGACTCGTCCCGTGTCTTCGGCTTCGTCAAGATACACGCCGCCCCCTACCCAGCCGCAACATACCCGTGATGGTAGCAATGATAGCTCCTACTTCCGCAGCAACAACCGGGAAAGCAGGCAGCCAAGGCTACCAATCTCAGTCAATGGTACGGTGTACCATTCGCACCCCAACCCATACGGAGGAGGTGCTATGGGGTATGGAGGTGGAGGCCACGGGCCAGGAGGGGGGTATGGATATCGGGGATGA